In Planktothrix tepida PCC 9214, a genomic segment contains:
- a CDS encoding O-linked N-acetylglucosamine transferase, SPINDLY family protein: MKIINFLDLYSSIEESHDLVNNWSLLFPELQFILKLGDPENNIYLPLLLNLAVRNLENQEIYCQIGVNYVSSLMGALLNNPDSIAYVVDSFYEKDESQSYESSVEILDALNFSNQVFLCDQEPEEFLLELREVEFENQIGVCFYDWKTDYRSVLNSLLLINSFLSDQALIIVNDANHASVQQAIWDFIAATPECQVELELLPQTDEPLLFEDRIFIISRDINRTFNYQTVALLNHRQPQVIQRISQLHQFDKLLNKIYQEAVDFHQNEKFNEAENKYQEFIDFNPNHLEAWMNLGKLYYQIENYQASLHASYKLIALTPQRFDGYYQLGQCFEKLNQVEQAIAAYEKTIALKPDYLDAYNNLGNLLTQQGQFAEAETVYRQAIKINPNHFGSYLNLGNLFLLQNQFQFAKATYQKGLRIIPDQPDILHNLALTDEIEKNPIPYYRSFGDRLYELGNYEGAITEYQKILNLQAGDVDLYEKLNHCYWQLNQPNDAIDILKIGTKIYPDFAPLHFTLIMNLLYQGRTEEAVKQAELASEYLPKDYTFTLLKHLIVPMLYHSVEEINNYRERFNQGLQNLIATTDLNDPETLEQSFLGMGRFTNFYLGYQARNVVEEQRIYGHFLYQIMSKKYPQWVQTLTLPPVEDKIRVGYVSSYLHCYSGSLWLIGWLRYANRDQFEIYAYYTGNSPDPVTEKFRQYSHKFYHIPNNLEAVAEQIIKDQLHILVYPEIGMNPPTMELAALRLAPIQCTAWGHPVTSGLPTIDYFLSSQLMEPENAQKHYSEALILLPNIGVAYPKPQDIPPLVKTRLDYNLPEDTVIYLCCQAPFKYLPQYDYILPEIAIKVPNAKFLFFRGTLLNDRLNQAFSNYGLNYQDYCLHRKVDERFDYLMLNQLSDVFLDTFTWSGGNTSLEAIACYLPIVTCPGEFMRGRHADSFLKMMGLTETIAKNEAEYIEIAVKLGLDSIWRETISQQMGERQNLLFDDQVCVTALEEFYQAVTKARLS, translated from the coding sequence ATGAAAATTATAAACTTTTTAGATCTTTATTCCTCAATAGAAGAATCCCATGATTTAGTTAATAACTGGTCACTCTTATTTCCTGAGCTACAGTTTATTTTAAAACTGGGAGATCCTGAAAACAATATTTATCTTCCTCTATTGTTAAACTTAGCAGTTCGCAATTTAGAAAATCAGGAAATTTATTGCCAAATCGGGGTAAATTATGTTAGTAGTTTAATGGGTGCGTTACTGAATAATCCTGACTCTATAGCTTATGTGGTCGATTCCTTCTATGAAAAAGATGAATCCCAAAGTTATGAATCTAGCGTTGAAATTTTAGATGCTTTAAATTTTAGTAATCAAGTATTTTTATGTGATCAAGAACCAGAAGAATTTTTATTAGAACTAAGAGAAGTTGAATTTGAGAATCAAATCGGTGTTTGTTTCTACGATTGGAAAACTGATTATCGTTCTGTTCTGAATAGCTTATTATTGATTAATTCTTTTTTATCTGATCAAGCATTAATTATTGTTAATGATGCAAATCATGCCAGTGTTCAGCAAGCTATATGGGATTTTATCGCAGCAACACCTGAATGTCAAGTTGAACTAGAACTATTACCTCAGACTGATGAACCACTCCTGTTTGAAGATAGGATTTTTATTATCAGTCGGGATATCAACAGAACTTTTAACTATCAAACAGTGGCTTTGCTAAACCATCGCCAACCTCAAGTCATTCAAAGAATTTCTCAGTTACATCAATTCGACAAATTATTAAATAAAATTTATCAGGAAGCTGTCGATTTTCATCAAAACGAAAAATTTAATGAAGCCGAAAACAAATATCAAGAATTTATTGATTTTAATCCAAATCATCTGGAAGCGTGGATGAATTTAGGAAAGTTATATTATCAAATCGAAAATTATCAAGCATCTCTGCACGCTAGTTACAAGTTAATAGCACTGACTCCTCAAAGGTTTGACGGATATTATCAATTAGGTCAATGCTTTGAAAAATTGAATCAAGTTGAACAAGCGATCGCAGCCTACGAAAAAACAATCGCATTAAAACCTGATTATCTTGATGCCTATAATAACTTAGGAAATCTCTTAACGCAACAAGGGCAATTTGCAGAAGCAGAAACAGTTTATCGTCAAGCAATAAAGATTAACCCTAATCATTTTGGTAGTTACTTGAATTTAGGCAATTTATTTTTATTGCAAAATCAATTTCAATTCGCTAAAGCAACCTATCAAAAAGGTTTAAGGATTATTCCAGATCAGCCTGATATTCTGCATAACTTAGCTCTAACGGATGAAATAGAAAAAAATCCGATTCCTTATTATCGTAGTTTTGGCGATCGCTTGTATGAATTAGGCAATTATGAAGGAGCGATCACAGAATATCAAAAAATCCTCAATTTGCAAGCGGGAGATGTTGATCTTTATGAAAAACTCAATCACTGTTACTGGCAACTCAACCAACCGAATGATGCCATAGATATCTTGAAAATAGGAACAAAAATTTATCCTGATTTTGCCCCCCTTCATTTTACATTAATTATGAATCTTCTTTATCAAGGAAGAACAGAAGAAGCCGTTAAACAAGCGGAACTAGCATCAGAATACTTACCCAAAGATTATACCTTTACGTTGCTTAAACATTTAATTGTTCCGATGTTGTATCACTCCGTTGAGGAAATCAATAATTATCGTGAACGATTTAATCAAGGATTACAAAATTTAATTGCAACGACCGATTTAAATGATCCTGAAACCTTAGAACAATCGTTTTTAGGAATGGGACGATTTACCAATTTTTATTTAGGGTATCAAGCGAGAAATGTGGTTGAAGAACAACGCATTTATGGTCATTTTCTTTATCAAATAATGTCGAAGAAATATCCCCAGTGGGTTCAAACGCTAACTCTCCCTCCTGTAGAAGATAAAATAAGAGTTGGATATGTTTCCAGTTATTTACATTGTTATAGTGGTTCACTCTGGTTAATCGGTTGGTTGCGCTATGCGAATCGTGATCAGTTTGAAATTTACGCTTATTATACGGGGAATTCTCCTGATCCTGTTACGGAAAAATTTAGACAATATAGTCATAAATTTTATCATATTCCTAATAATTTAGAAGCGGTTGCTGAACAAATTATTAAGGATCAACTGCATATTTTAGTCTATCCCGAAATTGGCATGAACCCCCCAACAATGGAACTTGCAGCATTGCGTTTAGCACCTATTCAATGCACAGCTTGGGGTCATCCCGTCACATCAGGACTTCCAACCATTGATTATTTCCTATCGAGTCAATTAATGGAACCGGAAAACGCACAGAAACATTATTCAGAAGCCTTAATTTTATTACCGAATATTGGGGTTGCTTATCCGAAACCTCAAGATATTCCACCGTTAGTTAAAACTCGATTAGACTATAATTTACCCGAAGATACGGTGATTTATTTATGTTGTCAAGCTCCCTTTAAATATCTTCCCCAATATGATTATATTTTACCGGAAATTGCGATCAAGGTTCCGAACGCTAAGTTTTTATTTTTCCGAGGAACATTACTCAATGATCGCTTAAATCAAGCTTTTTCTAACTATGGCTTAAATTATCAGGATTATTGTTTACATCGAAAAGTTGACGAACGCTTTGATTATTTAATGTTAAACCAACTTTCGGATGTGTTTTTAGATACCTTTACTTGGTCGGGAGGAAATACCTCTTTAGAAGCGATCGCTTGTTATTTACCTATTGTCACTTGTCCTGGGGAATTTATGCGAGGTCGTCATGCAGATAGTTTCCTAAAAATGATGGGTTTAACAGAAACTATTGCAAAAAATGAAGCAGAATATATTGAAATTGCGGTCAAATTAGGGTTAGATTCTATATGGCGTGAAACAATTTCTCAACAGATGGGTGAACGCCAAAATCTTCTATTTGATGATCAAGTTTGTGTGACTGCGCTAGAGGAATTTTATCAAGCTGTCACTAAAGCTAGACTTTCATAA
- a CDS encoding tetratricopeptide repeat protein, translated as MNPVEKESLERQYGTERMRRMERSKKIQKIVLVLSMVSFFGTSIFGLGKVFKGVFEREPQPTQPTEEQSASALLQKQEKGYETVLKREPNNPTALEGLVKVRLEQNNIQGAIEPLNNLIKLNPDRQDYQQLLTQLKQGNQK; from the coding sequence ATGAATCCCGTCGAGAAGGAATCCTTAGAAAGGCAATATGGGACAGAGCGTATGCGCCGAATGGAACGCTCTAAGAAGATACAAAAAATTGTGCTTGTGCTATCAATGGTGTCTTTTTTTGGAACCAGTATCTTTGGATTAGGCAAAGTTTTTAAAGGTGTTTTTGAACGCGAACCTCAACCCACTCAACCTACAGAAGAACAATCTGCAAGTGCTTTATTACAAAAGCAAGAAAAAGGTTATGAAACGGTATTAAAACGGGAACCCAATAACCCGACTGCTTTAGAAGGTTTAGTGAAGGTTAGACTAGAACAAAATAACATTCAAGGAGCAATTGAACCCTTAAATAATTTAATAAAATTAAATCCTGATCGACAAGATTATCAACAGTTATTAACTCAATTAAAACAGGGAAATCAAAAATAA
- a CDS encoding Uma2 family endonuclease → MSPPQETIPFGLILPPTQDELPCDDGVPMETQRHKLQMDLLIDQLIPWLEQREDGYVGGNMFLYFSLAQVRNQDFKGPDFFAVLGVPKKERKSWVVWEEGKAPDVIIELLSQSTAPEDKTNKKLIYQNQVRVPEYFWYDPFNPDDWAGFTLINGSYEPIFPDQFNRLVSQQLGLSLVRWSGSYKTVETVWLRWATSEGEILPTVDELSAQKAEEAQRQAEEAQRQAEEAQQRSQELETLLNLYRQQFGELPESSSDHF, encoded by the coding sequence ATGTCACCACCACAAGAAACAATCCCCTTTGGGTTAATATTACCGCCCACGCAAGATGAACTACCTTGTGACGATGGAGTCCCGATGGAAACTCAACGCCATAAACTGCAAATGGATTTGCTGATTGATCAGTTAATTCCTTGGTTAGAACAACGAGAAGATGGTTATGTTGGGGGGAATATGTTTCTCTATTTTAGTTTAGCTCAAGTGCGAAACCAAGACTTCAAAGGTCCTGATTTTTTTGCCGTATTAGGCGTTCCCAAAAAAGAACGAAAAAGTTGGGTGGTTTGGGAAGAAGGAAAAGCCCCCGATGTGATTATTGAATTATTATCACAAAGTACCGCCCCAGAAGATAAAACAAACAAAAAACTCATCTATCAAAATCAAGTTCGGGTTCCTGAATATTTTTGGTATGATCCCTTTAATCCTGATGATTGGGCAGGATTTACGTTAATTAATGGCAGTTATGAACCGATTTTTCCTGATCAATTTAATCGATTAGTCAGTCAACAATTAGGCTTATCATTAGTGCGATGGTCAGGAAGTTATAAAACCGTCGAAACGGTCTGGCTAAGATGGGCTACTTCAGAGGGTGAAATTCTACCCACAGTTGATGAATTATCTGCACAAAAAGCCGAAGAAGCTCAACGTCAAGCCGAAGAAGCTCAACGTCAAGCCGAAGAAGCTCAACAGCGTTCCCAAGAGTTAGAAACGTTGCTAAACCTTTACCGTCAACAGTTTGGCGAATTACCCGAATCTAGTTCTGATCACTTTTGA
- a CDS encoding acyl-CoA dehydrogenase family protein — MSELLQQTESYLKQKIYPHANQIDRCSKSLHEAFNGLGELGVLGLRIPQGWGGRQLDAETFFKFQELIARYSGALAFLQTQHQSVAGMLIQSSNAQLQADYLPKMSYGTVKIGVGFSHLRRLGNPSIIAIPVTGGYQLNGFVPWITGWEIFEEFVVAAILPDGQSVWGLVPFCEQKIGESTIALSPPLSLCGMTSTNTVTATFTQWFLPTEKVVSIHPVGWMQENDKAKVLQASFLALGCARAGLDIVETAFQKTNFSVIQDAFNSLNQELNQCRSQIFSAHNHPQTLNPSEKYKLRAWAIELAVRCAHAAITVSSGAANLNSHFAQRIYREALVFNVSGQTTELMKATLEKIKNCRVL, encoded by the coding sequence GTGTCTGAACTGCTACAACAAACAGAATCCTATTTAAAACAAAAGATTTACCCCCATGCGAATCAAATTGATCGCTGTTCAAAATCCCTTCATGAAGCCTTTAACGGATTAGGAGAATTAGGGGTTTTAGGATTAAGAATTCCCCAGGGTTGGGGAGGACGACAACTCGATGCAGAAACCTTTTTTAAATTTCAAGAATTAATCGCCCGTTATTCAGGTGCCTTAGCTTTTTTGCAAACTCAACATCAAAGTGTTGCTGGGATGTTAATTCAAAGCTCTAATGCTCAATTACAAGCAGATTATTTACCCAAAATGAGCTATGGAACTGTTAAAATTGGTGTAGGATTCTCCCACTTAAGACGGTTAGGAAATCCCTCAATTATTGCTATTCCTGTAACGGGGGGATACCAACTTAATGGTTTTGTTCCTTGGATAACAGGATGGGAAATTTTTGAAGAATTTGTAGTTGCTGCAATATTACCTGATGGTCAATCTGTTTGGGGGTTAGTCCCCTTTTGCGAACAAAAAATAGGAGAAAGTACGATAGCATTAAGTCCTCCCCTATCCCTTTGCGGCATGACTTCCACTAATACCGTAACAGCCACCTTTACCCAATGGTTTTTACCAACAGAAAAAGTCGTTTCTATTCATCCCGTTGGCTGGATGCAAGAGAATGATAAAGCCAAAGTTCTACAAGCTAGTTTTTTAGCATTAGGCTGTGCAAGAGCCGGATTAGATATTGTAGAAACAGCCTTTCAAAAAACAAATTTTTCCGTTATTCAAGATGCCTTTAATTCTTTAAACCAAGAACTCAATCAATGTCGCTCTCAAATATTTTCGGCTCACAATCATCCTCAAACACTTAATCCCTCAGAAAAATATAAACTCCGCGCTTGGGCGATAGAATTAGCCGTGCGTTGCGCCCACGCTGCGATAACAGTCTCCAGTGGTGCTGCTAATTTAAACAGCCATTTCGCCCAAAGAATTTATCGAGAAGCGTTAGTTTTTAACGTATCCGGTCAAACAACAGAATTAATGAAAGCCACCCTAGAAAAAATCAAGAATTGTAGGGTTTTATAA
- a CDS encoding AbrB family transcriptional regulator, producing the protein MNIDYQNTLTHLRQEFSRTLSQLVQLLPQLMLAVGVGYLFNGLHFPVGWLIGPMVAGILYAVFRGKPQPLPPIFFIVGQAIVAIATATGFSLHTLGLMKTYAFPLIICIVITGGMSVLNGYLLGRWGNLDRATGFLSCVPGASYSLIAMSEAMGADAIAVALLQYLRILLVAVIVPTIVGYWFAGDGTVHSVLSISTPNISVLPPLLNFFLLASCGGLGIVLGEKFRLPSSLFFGPFLVSLILFWILPYCIQMPPLIFTIGLLFVGFSIGLKFDWNNAKTLWKAVLIEIILVLLLILFCLGAGYIFHEITQVDTMTAILGSTPGGITAMIATVIQLGGDSGIVLAMQMTRMLLILLISPWFGNLLIKNSKLI; encoded by the coding sequence ATGAATATAGACTATCAAAATACCCTGACACACTTGAGGCAAGAATTCTCTCGAACTTTGTCCCAACTTGTCCAACTTTTACCTCAGTTGATGCTGGCTGTGGGGGTCGGCTATTTATTCAACGGGTTGCACTTTCCTGTGGGATGGCTGATTGGCCCGATGGTGGCGGGCATTCTTTATGCCGTGTTTCGAGGAAAACCCCAGCCCCTACCCCCGATATTTTTTATCGTAGGTCAGGCTATTGTTGCGATCGCTACGGCTACAGGGTTTTCCTTGCATACCCTAGGGTTAATGAAAACTTACGCTTTTCCCCTGATAATCTGTATTGTGATCACTGGGGGAATGAGTGTCTTAAATGGCTATTTATTAGGGCGTTGGGGTAATCTTGATCGGGCGACGGGGTTCCTCAGTTGTGTTCCTGGGGCGAGTTACAGTTTAATTGCTATGAGTGAGGCAATGGGAGCCGATGCGATCGCCGTTGCCCTGTTACAATATCTACGAATTTTATTAGTAGCTGTTATTGTTCCCACCATTGTGGGTTACTGGTTTGCAGGGGATGGGACTGTTCATTCTGTTTTGTCTATCTCAACTCCCAATATATCCGTATTACCTCCCCTTTTAAACTTTTTTCTGTTAGCGAGTTGTGGTGGATTAGGGATTGTTTTAGGAGAGAAATTTCGCCTCCCCTCTTCGTTGTTTTTTGGGCCTTTTTTGGTCAGCTTAATTCTATTTTGGATACTGCCCTATTGTATTCAAATGCCCCCTTTAATCTTTACCATTGGGCTATTGTTTGTGGGGTTTTCTATAGGGTTAAAGTTTGACTGGAACAATGCTAAAACACTTTGGAAAGCTGTTTTAATTGAAATCATTTTAGTTCTACTATTAATTTTATTTTGTTTAGGCGCGGGTTATATCTTCCATGAAATCACCCAAGTCGATACCATGACTGCTATATTAGGTTCCACACCGGGAGGAATTACAGCTATGATTGCAACCGTAATTCAACTGGGGGGAGACTCTGGAATTGTATTAGCGATGCAAATGACCCGAATGTTATTGATCTTATTAATTAGTCCTTGGTTTGGAAATCTATTAATTAAAAATTCAAAGCTTATCTAA
- a CDS encoding peroxiredoxin has translation MAVKVGDMAPDFTLTSQTGESVSLKDFQGKKSVVLYFYPKDDTPGCTAEACGFRDSYQVFKDAGAEVIGISSDSTQSHQQFVKKYNLPFILLSDTGNKVRQLYGVPAALWILPGRVTYIIDKDGVVRHLFDSMLEFQRHVDEALTTLKTIAVS, from the coding sequence ATGGCCGTTAAAGTCGGAGATATGGCTCCTGATTTCACCTTGACTTCGCAAACGGGCGAATCAGTTAGCCTTAAGGACTTCCAAGGAAAAAAATCCGTTGTCCTCTACTTTTATCCCAAAGATGATACTCCGGGCTGTACGGCGGAAGCCTGTGGCTTTCGAGATAGCTATCAAGTCTTTAAAGATGCGGGTGCAGAAGTGATTGGGATTAGTTCCGATAGTACCCAATCTCATCAACAGTTTGTCAAAAAATACAATCTTCCGTTTATTTTGTTGAGTGATACTGGAAATAAAGTTCGTCAACTCTATGGTGTTCCAGCCGCACTGTGGATTCTCCCCGGTCGTGTGACATACATTATTGATAAAGACGGTGTGGTGCGACATCTGTTTGATTCGATGCTAGAGTTTCAGCGTCACGTTGACGAAGCCTTAACCACTCTCAAGACTATTGCGGTTTCTTAG
- a CDS encoding B12-binding domain-containing radical SAM protein, translating to MKTLLIYPEFPPTFWSYEKILELVNRKVLLPPLGLITVAAILPQTWEFKLVDRNITSVSEADWDWAELVILSGMIVQKSDFIAQIQEAKRRGKLVAVGGPYPTSVPHEIETAGADFLILDEGEITLPMFVEAIERGETSGVFRTPEKPSVTLTPIPRYDLLELDAYDSMSVQFSRGCPFQCEFCDIIVLYGRKPRTKTPEQLLKELDYLYELGWRRGVFMVDDNFIGNKRNVKLLLKALKIWQAEHQYPFRFNTEASVDLADDAELMDLMVECNFDAVFLGIETPDTSSLELTKKYQNNRSPLLEAVDKIIRAGLRPMAGFILGFDGEKPGAGSRIIDFVEQAAIPTALFSMLQALPNTALWTRLEKEGRLINPKKFDINQTTLINFIPTRPVEEIAEEYIETFWQLYDPERYLERTYRCFLKLGAPKCHPPGKIPSFIDLKALATVIWRQGFKRKTRWKFWQYLFSIIKHNPAVWDHYLTLCAHNEHFLEYRQIVKTEIEQQLAEYKAQKAQLQTQVPA from the coding sequence ATGAAAACATTATTGATTTATCCTGAATTTCCTCCTACTTTTTGGTCGTATGAAAAAATTCTGGAATTAGTTAATCGCAAAGTCTTATTACCTCCTTTAGGATTAATTACAGTGGCGGCAATTTTGCCTCAAACTTGGGAATTTAAACTGGTTGATCGCAATATTACCTCTGTGAGTGAAGCGGATTGGGATTGGGCAGAATTAGTCATTCTTTCAGGAATGATTGTTCAAAAATCCGATTTTATCGCTCAAATTCAAGAAGCGAAAAGACGAGGAAAATTAGTGGCTGTTGGTGGCCCCTACCCCACGTCTGTTCCCCATGAAATTGAAACCGCCGGAGCAGATTTTCTGATTTTAGATGAAGGGGAAATCACCCTTCCGATGTTTGTTGAAGCGATTGAACGGGGGGAAACATCCGGGGTATTTCGTACCCCAGAAAAACCCAGTGTCACCTTAACGCCTATTCCCCGTTACGACTTATTAGAATTGGATGCTTATGATTCCATGTCGGTACAGTTTTCACGGGGATGTCCGTTTCAATGTGAATTTTGTGACATTATTGTGCTTTATGGTCGCAAACCCCGCACCAAAACCCCTGAACAATTATTAAAAGAATTAGATTATCTCTATGAACTGGGATGGCGACGAGGGGTGTTCATGGTGGATGATAATTTTATTGGCAATAAACGCAATGTCAAATTATTGTTAAAAGCCTTAAAAATTTGGCAAGCCGAACATCAATATCCCTTCCGGTTTAATACAGAAGCTTCCGTAGACTTAGCGGATGATGCTGAATTAATGGATTTGATGGTAGAGTGTAATTTTGATGCGGTATTTTTAGGCATTGAAACCCCCGATACCAGTAGCTTAGAACTGACTAAAAAATATCAAAATAACCGCAGTCCCTTATTAGAAGCCGTTGATAAAATTATCCGGGCTGGTTTACGTCCGATGGCGGGATTTATTCTAGGGTTTGATGGCGAAAAACCCGGTGCTGGTTCTCGAATTATTGACTTTGTGGAACAAGCTGCCATTCCAACGGCTTTATTTAGTATGTTACAAGCCTTACCGAATACGGCACTATGGACTCGTTTAGAAAAAGAAGGACGGTTAATTAATCCCAAAAAGTTTGATATTAACCAAACCACTTTAATTAACTTTATTCCCACTCGTCCCGTTGAAGAAATTGCTGAAGAATATATTGAAACCTTTTGGCAACTTTATGATCCTGAACGGTATTTAGAACGCACCTATCGCTGTTTCTTAAAGTTAGGCGCACCTAAATGTCATCCTCCGGGTAAAATACCGAGTTTTATTGATTTAAAAGCCTTAGCCACTGTGATTTGGCGACAAGGATTTAAACGCAAAACCCGTTGGAAATTTTGGCAATATTTGTTCAGTATTATCAAACATAATCCCGCCGTTTGGGATCATTATTTAACCTTATGCGCCCATAATGAGCATTTCTTAGAATATCGGCAAATTGTCAAAACCGAAATTGAACAACAGTTAGCTGAATATAAAGCTCAAAAAGCTCAACTGCAAACTCAAGTTCCAGCTTAG
- the aqpZ gene encoding aquaporin Z — protein MPITKRCLAEFIGTFWLVFGGCGSAVFAAQFPDVTNPLGIGFTGVAFAFGLTVLTMAYAIGHISGCHLNPAVSFGLWAGKRFSGGQELAFYIGSQVAGAIVASLVLYLIVSGKAGFDAAAFKSGSNPFATNGYGDHSPGGYGLFSALLHEFVLTFMFLMVIMGSTDRRAPQGFAPIAIGLGLTLIHLIGIPVTNVSVNPARSTGPALFIGGWAIQQLWLFWVAPILGGIAAALTYNSLFGESPSNPDV, from the coding sequence ATGCCGATCACTAAGCGATGTCTTGCCGAGTTTATCGGAACATTTTGGCTCGTTTTTGGAGGGTGTGGATCTGCTGTTTTTGCGGCTCAATTTCCAGACGTAACTAATCCGCTTGGTATTGGATTTACCGGGGTTGCCTTTGCGTTTGGTTTAACCGTTTTAACGATGGCCTATGCCATTGGTCATATTTCCGGTTGCCATCTCAACCCTGCGGTTTCCTTCGGATTATGGGCGGGTAAACGCTTCTCTGGAGGGCAAGAGTTAGCCTTTTATATTGGCTCTCAAGTTGCGGGTGCAATTGTAGCCTCTTTAGTGCTTTATCTAATCGTGAGTGGCAAAGCGGGATTTGATGCAGCAGCCTTTAAGAGTGGCTCTAACCCCTTTGCAACCAATGGATATGGAGACCATTCTCCCGGCGGTTACGGGTTATTTTCAGCCCTATTGCATGAATTTGTGTTGACATTTATGTTCTTGATGGTGATTATGGGATCAACCGATCGCCGCGCCCCTCAAGGCTTTGCCCCCATTGCTATTGGTTTAGGATTAACCTTAATTCACTTAATCGGAATTCCCGTCACCAATGTATCTGTAAATCCAGCCCGTAGCACCGGCCCTGCATTGTTTATTGGCGGTTGGGCAATCCAACAATTATGGTTATTTTGGGTCGCACCTATTTTAGGGGGAATAGCAGCAGCTTTAACCTATAACAGTTTATTTGGTGAATCACCATCTAACCCCGATGTTTAA
- a CDS encoding phosphatase PAP2 family protein, with protein sequence MFDGGFWNYIRSFFLILKRSLIAHRVALLILLVGVFFPLQIFGELAEEVWENEGGFSWDVPTLLAIHSTANPQLDRFASTLTRLGVFWGVFPVATVIVLTLLFHRRWHQLTYLVITLLGSIIINRTTKVLLHRVRPHLWDSPAPELDYGFPSGHAMSSMTLVVALVVLTWGSRWCWFVLAVGGGFVLAIGWTRLYLGVHYPSDILAGWAASIAWAIGVRLLLKFPSPRKNSS encoded by the coding sequence ATGTTTGATGGCGGTTTTTGGAATTATATCCGGTCATTTTTCCTGATTTTGAAGCGTTCGCTGATTGCTCATCGGGTTGCTTTATTAATTTTGTTGGTTGGAGTCTTTTTTCCGTTACAAATCTTTGGAGAATTAGCTGAGGAAGTTTGGGAAAACGAAGGGGGCTTTTCGTGGGATGTACCCACGCTTCTAGCGATTCACTCAACAGCAAACCCTCAACTCGATAGGTTCGCTTCAACCTTGACTAGGTTGGGTGTTTTTTGGGGGGTCTTTCCCGTTGCGACTGTTATTGTGTTAACGCTACTGTTTCACCGTCGCTGGCATCAATTAACCTATTTAGTAATTACTTTGCTCGGAAGTATTATTATCAATCGAACAACAAAAGTTCTGCTGCACCGAGTACGTCCTCACCTTTGGGACTCTCCGGCTCCCGAATTGGATTATGGCTTTCCCAGTGGTCATGCCATGTCAAGTATGACTCTGGTTGTGGCTCTAGTGGTCTTGACTTGGGGGAGTCGCTGGTGCTGGTTCGTTTTAGCCGTTGGAGGGGGATTTGTCTTGGCAATTGGCTGGACACGCTTATATTTAGGAGTTCATTATCCTAGCGATATTCTGGCAGGTTGGGCAGCTTCTATTGCATGGGCAATTGGAGTAAGATTGCTGCTCAAATTTCCCTCCCCTCGCAAAAATTCATCTTGA
- a CDS encoding cation diffusion facilitator family transporter: MNNNKSARFYTFLSIGAALLTIALKTGAYLLTGSVGLLSDAAESCVNLVAAIIATWAVTYAAKPPDEKHTFGHYKAEYFSSGVEGALILVAAGSIAFAAWQRLLHPQPLEQLGIGLGLSLVAAAINGGLALVMLRASKRLRSITLRADAHHLLTDVWTSVGVVLGLILVPITQWLILDPIIAFIVAANIVWAGFRLLHETGLGLLDTAMPVAERRLITDILAGYDAQGVQFHALRTRVAGSRRFVSLHVLVPGAWTVQQGHNICEEIELAIGRSLPGTYVFTHLEPLEDPISWQDQQLERDL, encoded by the coding sequence ATGAACAATAATAAATCTGCCCGTTTCTACACGTTTCTGTCCATTGGAGCAGCACTCCTAACCATCGCCCTGAAAACGGGAGCTTACTTACTCACGGGTTCTGTTGGCTTATTATCGGATGCGGCAGAATCCTGTGTGAATTTAGTCGCCGCTATTATTGCAACCTGGGCTGTTACTTATGCAGCCAAACCACCCGATGAAAAACATACCTTCGGACATTACAAAGCCGAATATTTTTCCAGTGGAGTTGAAGGTGCATTAATTCTAGTCGCCGCAGGTAGTATTGCCTTCGCAGCTTGGCAACGCTTGCTTCATCCTCAACCCTTGGAGCAATTGGGAATTGGACTCGGATTATCTCTGGTCGCGGCTGCCATCAATGGTGGATTAGCTTTGGTGATGTTGAGAGCGAGTAAGCGATTACGTTCAATTACATTGCGCGCGGATGCTCATCACCTGCTTACCGATGTCTGGACTTCCGTAGGGGTTGTATTGGGATTAATTCTAGTCCCCATTACTCAATGGTTGATTCTTGATCCGATTATTGCTTTTATCGTTGCTGCTAATATCGTTTGGGCGGGTTTCAGGTTACTACACGAGACGGGTTTGGGACTGCTCGACACCGCAATGCCTGTAGCAGAACGTCGCCTGATCACAGATATTTTAGCGGGTTACGATGCTCAAGGTGTTCAGTTCCACGCCCTGAGAACACGGGTAGCAGGTTCCCGTCGTTTTGTCTCCCTTCATGTGTTAGTACCGGGTGCTTGGACAGTTCAACAGGGACATAATATTTGTGAAGAGATTGAACTGGCCATTGGACGCTCGTTGCCGGGAACTTATGTTTTCACTCACTTAGAACCGTTGGAAGACCCCATTTCATGGCAAGACCAACAACTAGAGCGAGACCTATAA